One genomic segment of Plasmodium cynomolgi strain B DNA, chromosome 14, whole genome shotgun sequence includes these proteins:
- a CDS encoding hypothetical protein (putative), whose protein sequence is MTPDSVKRTYECLYTHQKIQKSKKWQEGYCEIIASYGVIKINLLNQNKSCIESSLSNVVSFHNIEEEIELPNHLIQFVDVSNYAENVIKSDTSKKKRTLLLSTPQNDETVHTNKNKKNKMAAQSEVNNSKGFIQRETPAVDIQNEATTFPARKTSRYVRANRKFEMPRRIEQQVGVEKEEEDPHGEATQHLEEGHSGDDSSEGEFPNMVQKKKSLHRIASRHLPHPSDSHQRISITYTTIHTFNNKKKNVKWFDGFLVQKKDLLELYNNSQGRLHIRSRDESMQNEEYVQFGSYIVYNDFCFHSATNRHVSVGMKPRRINGMAKGGSLRHGGRIPAQLHQVPRRKSDDSRGDTNAHEEEETNEEVDPGSDANSRVHSSVPAERRENQHPYSEAVSLFNKCVREEKGPTCPSEAKRSHMDTSPSRKKELRRDDQGGETDSPGEASSQESRMNHQPGGNHPKDDQPNERRRRDELEFPLYKNPSGRSDAYLCSAIRQKHNTYEEIINIGRVVSQNNFSLVNPHRNVIRLPLGLNLLSRRVPRGLPARPPPSGEDSGHDRDGDGGSVERRPCGSGTDGEKRPCGSGTDGEKRSCGSDRGGEKRPCGSDIDGEKQPCGSDIDGEKQPCGSSTESNSKGEEAGEGATSGAEWDSKSEQHGEMIPEMSSEANCEMSSEANCVMSSEANCEMSSEAHCEMSSETNCGMTPEEVPKLEPTVDGTHSNPYEIKSLNSFACTNSGFNASQVDQVCRENLFLPVHITILKEKEDMKKRVQNLGFQSIPNFFLNKSEYIHSFMNATLFQIYYQIQYKLLCLHDYLVPLLGEMRGDHVGGGTSIGHSRMVGRVGGVGRVATVGGVATVGRVATVGCTKGQSAHSRSGGGLPSGSGALQPNHPNGENNKRRKYNNAEDDYTLVIQNVEVICSSQEETRSMFGRNKQQSRFSNWFVPRTGTKGKRFFLRRTERDVLLVDKKKTHKLIKEEEINKYVHMNHLLVMSRGTPPGSSGSSGSSASAASCAPPSWVKEDDLLLFVAKWNSFKQNHLEIYPLNVNTFSYMNEIFQVEENVKSKEFHYFLKNYKIKFFPFCLFLINLGDHLDNLKHLFFFLQNFGKGKIPFSKLFRPPYVHRTDTLHLDGLLRQIGIRTSSWGSSPELIDLHNVGTDYVGGLLNRLRKDGQLNERQKWVIQCVLAWFRCGGEQQGGEKQMKREKREKCETGEKLEKCEPGETASSTGERSEDQLPPPTHRGDSILVNGIFGSGKSTLICNAIWYLHKVLTREERGAKGGKGGRVDNILLKLKFHFDFHDYARIGSLFEINFFLITNFISIHWKDQRQALELHKIKDVDTLIDALRKKNQFVLRNKYRNKRVIAGTCKSLQIFEKLNAIKKNIDYLIVDECTQIDELTLFQFLLKFEIKKFLLIGDVKQLGFVLKSPSDLTRSMFSRLVENELFIKHHLAGREVAARDQAAGDAGDAGDAADTDDADHADHADDADDADDAGAALAEGAHERAIDRIVNRVRSMSAAEYSALRSYLYDHMFALHGGDGQPCKGDDVKMEKRSPRTPQGEGNHTERAPPRGGINHLILMNEQFRCHPEISAICSHLFYNGLIKNAKCTETIPLMYKRYESHVNFILLRKTPREVTFGPSFTNGAEASIILSICENMVGSCIDPEQIGIISLFKNQAFYIKNKMKASPNYARLRNVKVSTVDSFQGVEKDIILFSCVLGGVGGVGSVGSVGSVGSVGSGRCDQPANAANPANAANPANAADLANLANPADCRERSFQAFYENRNRINVALSRARSQLIIVAQSSFVEGSRVWSYIKSRAKVYHYD, encoded by the exons ATGACTCCCGACAGCGTCAAGCGGACGTACGAGTGCCTGTACACGCACCAGAAAATACagaagagcaaaaaatggcaggAGGGGTACTGCGAAATTATCGCGAGCTACGGAGTCATCAAAATCAACCTCCTGaatcaaaataaaagttgCATCGAGAGCTCACTAAGTAACGTGGTATCCTTCCACAACATCGAAGAAGAGATCGAACTACCCAACCACTTGATCCAGTTCGTGGACGTAAGCAATTATGCAGAGAATGTCATTAAAAGTGACaccagcaaaaaaaagagaacccTATTATTGTCCACTCCACAAAATGACGAAACGGTacacacaaataaaaataaaaaaaacaaaatggcagcACAATCGGAGGTGAACAACTCGAAAGGATTCATACAGAGGGAGACACCCGCAGTAGATATTCAAAACGAGGCTACTACATTCCCCGCTCGTAAGACAAGTAGATATGTCCGTGCTAATAGGAAGTTTGAAATGCCAAGACGGATTGAGCAACAAGTGGGTGtagagaaggaggaggaggacccaCATGGGGAGGCGACACAACATTTGGAGGAGGGCCATTCTGGGGATGACTCATCAGAAGGAGAATTCCCAAACatggtacaaaaaaaaaagtcactcCATAGAATCGCATCACGACATCTACCCCATCCCAGTGACAGCCACCAAAGAATCAGCATAACCTACACAACCATACACACgtttaacaataaaaaaaaaaatgtcaagtGGTTTGATGGGTTCCTCGTGCAAAAGAAGGATCTCCTAGAGCTCTATAATAACTCACAAGGGAGACTCCACATACGGAGTAGGGATGAAAGTATGCAAAATGAGGAGTATGTTCAGTTTGGGAGTTACATCGTGTATAACGATTTTTGCTTCCACTCTGCTACGAATCGACATGTGAGTGTTGGGATGAAGCCCAGAAGAATTAATGGCATGGCAAAAGGTGGGAGCCTCAGGCATGGGGGGAGGATACCTGCTCAGTTGCATCAGGTGCCGAGAAGGAAGAGTGACGACTCAAGGGGGGATACCAACGCtcatgaggaggaagagacgAATGAGGAGGTGGATCCCGGTTCGGATGCTAACTCTCGTGTCCACTCCTCTGTGCCCGCAGAGCGACGGGAGAACCAGCACCCCTACTCAGAGGCAGTAAGTCTGTTCAACAAATGCGTAAGAGAGGAGAAGGGGCCCACCTGCCCTTCTGAGGCGAAGCGCAGCCACATGGATACTTCACCAAGTAGGAAGAAGGAACTTCGGAGGGATGACCAAGGAGGGGAGACCGACTCCCCAGGGGAAGCTTCTTCCCAGGAGAGTCGCATGAATCACCAACCAGGTGGCAACCATCCAAAGGACGACCAACCGAATGAGCGCCGTCGAAGAGACGAGCTGGAGTTCCCTCTTTACAAAAACCCAAGTGGGCGCAGCGACGCGTACCTCTGCTCCGCGATTAGACAAAAACACAACACATACGAGGAGATCATCAATATAGGGAGAGTAGTTAGTCAGAACAACTTTTCGTTGGTGAACCCACATCGAAATGTCATAAGGTTGCCTCTGGGCCTCAATTTGCTCAGCAGGCGCGTGCCGAGGGGGCTCCCCGCGCGACCGCCTCCGAGCGGTGAGGACAGCGGCCATGACAGAGATGGTGACGGGGGCAGCGTGGAGAGGCGACCCTGCGGGAGTGGCACAGACGGTGAGAAGCGACCCTGTGGGAGTGGCACAGACGGTGAGAAGCGATCCTGTGGGAGTGACAGAGGCGGTGAGAAGCGACCCTGCGGGAGTGACATAGACGGTGAGAAGCAACCCTGTGGGAGTGACATAGACGGTGAGAAGCAACCCTGCGGGAGCTCCACGGAGTCGAACtcgaagggggaagaagctggGGAGGGAGCCACATCGGGGGCGGAGTGGGACTCAAAAAGTGAGCAGCATGGTGAGATGATCCCCGAGATGAGCTCCGAAGCGAACTGCGAGATGAGCTCCGAGGCGAACTGCGTGATGAGCTCCGAAGCGAACTGCGAGATGAGCTCCGAGGCACACTGCGAGATGAGCTCCGAAACGAACTGCGGGATGACCCCTGAGGAGGTTCCCAAGTTGGAACCCACCGTAGACGGCACCCACTCAAACCCGTACGAAATAAAAAGCCTGAACAGCTTTGCATGCACGAACAGCGGGTTCAATGCCTCCCAGGTGGACCAAGTCTGCAGAGAAAATTTATTCCTACCTGTACATATCACCATCttgaaagaaaaggaggatatgaaaaaaagggtacaAAATTTAGGGTTCCAGAGtatccccaatttttttctgaacaagTCAGAATATATTCACTCCTTTATGAATGCCACTCTTTTTCAGATTTATTACCAAATTCAATATAAATTACTTTGTCTCCATGATTACTTGGTACCCTTGTTGGGTGAGATGAGGGGGGACCACGTCGGGGGGGGGACCTCCATCGGCCACAGCAGGATGGTTGGCCGGGTAGGCGGGGTAGGCAGGGTAGCCACGGTAGGCGGGGTAGCCACGGTAGGCAGGGTAGCCACGGTGGGTTGCACAAAGGGCCAATCTGCTCATTCGAGAAGTGGCGGGGGTCTCCCTAGTGGTAGTGGTGCCCTCCAACCTAAtcacccaaatggggaaaacaacaaaaggaggaaatacAACAACGCGGAGGATGACTACACGTTGGTGATTCAAAACGTGGAAGTGATTTGTAGCTCGCAGGAAGAAACGAGGAGCATGTTTGGGCGTAATAAACAGCAAAGCAGATTCTCAAATTGGTTCGTTCCAAGGACGGGTACCAAAGGGAAGAGATTTTTTCTCAGAAGAACCGAAAGAGACGTCCTACttgtagataaaaaaaaaacacacaaactgataaaagaagaagaaataaataagtatGTCCACATGAATCACCTACTCGTCATGAGTAGAGGCACCCCCCCTGGGTCCTCCGGGTCCTCCGGGTCCTCCGCGTCCGCCGCGTCCTGTGCACCCCCCTCCTGGGTGAAAGAGGACGACTTACTCCTCTTTGTCGCCAAATGGAACTCCTTCAAGCAGAACCACCTAGAGATATACCCCCTAAATGTTAACACCTTTTCCTACAtgaatgaaatttttcaagTTGAGGAAAATGTCAAATCGAAGGAATTTCActattttctcaaaaattacaaaataaaattttttcctttttgtttgtttttaatcAATTTAGGGGATCATTTGGATAATTTAaaacatctttttttttttcttcaaaatttcggaaaaggaaaaatccCTTTCAGTAAGTTATTCCGTCCTCCGTATGTACACAGAACTGATACACTACACCTTGATGGGTTGCTTCGTCAGATCGGCATCAGGACCTCTTCATGGGGATCTTCTCCCGAGCTCATCGACCTGCACAATGTAGGGACTGATTACGTGGGCGGCCTTCTTAACAGGCTCAGGAAGGACGGACAGCTGAACGAGAGGCAGAAGTGGGTCATACAGTGCGTGCTGGCCTGGTTCCGATgcgggggggagcagcaggggggggagaagcagatgaagcgggagaagcgggagaagtgCGAAACGGGGGAGAAGCTGGAGAAGTGCGAACCGGGGGAAACCGCATCCTCGACCGGCGAACGAAGCGAAGACCAGCTGCCGCCACCCACCCACCGCGGAGACAGCATCCTCGTCAATGGCATATTCGGGTCGGGCAAGAGCACCCTCATCTGCAACGCGATATGGTACCTCCACAAGGTGCTAACCCGTGAAGAGCGCGgcgcaaagggggggaaaggcgGGCGCG TAGATAACATCCTGCTGAAGCTGAAGTTCCATTTTGACTTTCACGATTACGCCAGAATTGGAAGCCTCTTCGagatcaattttttcttaataacaaattttattagcATACATTGGAAGGACCAGAGGCAGGCCCTCGAG TtgcacaaaataaaggaCGTGGATACGCTTATCGACGCtttgaggaagaagaatcaGTTTGTCCTCCGAAACAAATACAGAAACAAGAGAGTCATAGCAGGGACATGTAAAAGTTTGCAAATATTTGAGAAACtaaatgcaataaaaaaaaatattgactATCTAATCGTGGACGAGTGCACCCAGATAGACGAGCTGACGctgtttcaatttttgctcaaatttgaaataaaaaaatttctccttATTGGGGACGTGAAGCAGTTGGGCTTTGTCCTGAAGAGTCCTAGCGACTTGACGAGGAGCATGTTTTCGCGCCTGGTCGAGAACGAGCTGTTCATAAAGCACCACCTGGCGGGGAGAGAGGTGGCAGCGAGGGACCAAGCTGCAGGTGATGCAGGTGATGCAGGTGATGCAGCTGACACAGACGACGCAGATCACGCAGATCACGCAGACGATGCAGACGATGCAGACGATGCAGGTGCTGCTCTTGCGGAGGGCGCGCACGAGCGGGCCATCGACCGCATCGTGAACCGAGTGAGAAGCATGAGCGCGGCAGAATACTCCGCCCTCAGGAGCTACCTGTACGATCACATGTTCGCTCTGCATGGGGGGGACGGACAACCGTGTAAAGGTGACGatgtgaaaatggaaaagcgTTCGCCACGAACCCCCCAGGGTGAAGGCAATCACACGGAGAGAGCACCGCCCCGTGGAGGCATTAACCACCTCATACTTATGAACGAGCAGTTTAGATGCCACCCTGAGATCAGCGCCATATGTAGTCACCTCTTCTACAATggtttgataaaaaatgcaaagtgcACAGAGACCATCCCGCTGATGTACAAGCGTTACGAATCTCacgttaattttattttattgagAAAGACACCCCGAGAGGTGACCTTTGGGCCATCCTTTACCAACGGAGCGGAGGCGAGCATCATATTATCGATCTGTGAGAACATGGTCGGGTCGTGCATCGACCCTGAACAGATAGgaattatttctttgttcAAAAACCAGGCGTTTTAtattaagaataaaatgaaggcaTCTCCCAATTACGCGCGTCTCCGAAATGTGAAGGTCAGCACTGTGGACTCCTTCCAGGGCGTTGAGAAGGACATTATCCTGTTTTCCTGCGTCCTGGGCGGGGTAGGCGGCGTTGGAAGCGTTGGAAGCGTTGGAAGCGTTGGAAGTGTAGGAAGCGGCCGCTGCGATCAGCCCGCCAATGCCGCTAACCCCGCCAATGCCGCTAACCCCGCCAATGCCGCTGACCTCGCCAACCTCGCTAACCCAGCTGACTGCCGAGAGCGCTCCTTCCAGGCGTTCTACGAGAACAGGAACCGCATAAACGTGGCGCTGAGTAGGGCGAGGAGTCAGCTGATAATCGTGGCCCAGAGCAGCTTCGTGGAGGGCAGTCGGGTGTGGAGCTACATCAAGTCCCGCGCGAAGGTTTACCACTACGATTGA